The following are from one region of the Juglans regia cultivar Chandler chromosome 10, Walnut 2.0, whole genome shotgun sequence genome:
- the LOC109008611 gene encoding protein COFACTOR ASSEMBLY OF COMPLEX C SUBUNIT B CCB2, chloroplastic isoform X1: protein MSNLLCSNPLIQFKMKIIPAQFPAKKSTMKPASISSRLQNSQTPSNQQLNLSVLRFTLGIPGLDESYLPRWIGYGFASLLILNHFVGSDSATTTPAQLRTEAIGLSLAAFSVLIPYLGKFLKGASATDKATIPEGTEQIFVMSQNILDTKKEDLAWATYILLRNTNTIAVLISVQGALCARGYWNIPEEASRKNLLEWFERQIERIGLKNLKDTLYFPQNSDSVLWELLPKGTRSLLVQPVLQVPKPGANQMEGIEGFVLLASSMGYAYGDRDKAWIGALANKFGDLAKIREVSGNLDCIW, encoded by the exons atgagcaACCTACTCTGTTCTAATCCGTTAATTCAGTTCAAAATGAAGATAATCCCTGCTCAGTTCCCCGCCAAAAAATCCACCATGAAACCCGCATCAATCTCCTCTCGTCTTCAAAACTCTCAAACTCCCTCGAATCAACAACTTAACCTATCCGTTCTTCGCTTCACTCTCG GGATACCTGGGTTGGACGAGTCCTATTTACCCAGATGGATCGGGTACGGGTTCGCTTCGCTTCTCATTCTGAACCACTTCGTGGGTTCGGATTCTGCTACAACCACTCCGGCACAGCTT aGAACAGAAGCTATCGGCCTTTCTTTGGCTGCATTCTCCGTTTTAATCCCCTATCTTGGAAAGTTTCTTAAG GGTGCTAGTGCAACAGATAAAGCAACTATCCCTGAAGGTACTGAGCAAATTTTTGTCATGTCACAAAACATCTTGGATACTAAGAAGGAAGACTTGGCTTGGGCAACTTACATCTTGCTTCGCAATACCAACACCATTGCTGTG TTAATATCCGTTCAAGGTGCATTATGTGCACGTGGCTACTGGAACATACCAGAAGAGGcatcaagaaaaaatttactTGAATGGTTTGAGAGACAAATTGAAAGGATTGGCCTAAAAAATCTGAAGGACACCCTTTATTTTCCTCAGAATTCAG ATTCTGTGCTTTGGGAGCTGTTACCCAAGGGGACTCGTTCTCTCCTGGTACAACCAGTGCTACAAGTTCCAAAACCTGGTGCCAATCAGATGGAAGGTATTGAAGGTTTTGTCCTGTTGGCGTCAAGCATGGGCTATGCATATGGCGATAGAGATAAAGCCTGGATAGGAGCTCTTGCAAACAAATTTGGAG
- the LOC109008611 gene encoding protein COFACTOR ASSEMBLY OF COMPLEX C SUBUNIT B CCB2, chloroplastic isoform X2 — protein MSNLLCSNPLIQFKMKIIPAQFPAKKSTMKPASISSRLQNSQTPSNQQLNLSVLRFTLGIPGLDESYLPRWIGYGFASLLILNHFVGSDSATTTPAQLRTEAIGLSLAAFSVLIPYLGKFLKGASATDKATIPEGTEQIFVMSQNILDTKKEDLAWATYILLRNTNTIAVLISVQGALCARGYWNIPEEASRKNLLEWFERQIERIGLKNLKDTLYFPQNSDSVLWELLPKGTRSLLVQPVLQVPKPGANQMEGIEGFVLLASSMGYAYGDRDKAWIGALANKFGGKSLSGQD, from the exons atgagcaACCTACTCTGTTCTAATCCGTTAATTCAGTTCAAAATGAAGATAATCCCTGCTCAGTTCCCCGCCAAAAAATCCACCATGAAACCCGCATCAATCTCCTCTCGTCTTCAAAACTCTCAAACTCCCTCGAATCAACAACTTAACCTATCCGTTCTTCGCTTCACTCTCG GGATACCTGGGTTGGACGAGTCCTATTTACCCAGATGGATCGGGTACGGGTTCGCTTCGCTTCTCATTCTGAACCACTTCGTGGGTTCGGATTCTGCTACAACCACTCCGGCACAGCTT aGAACAGAAGCTATCGGCCTTTCTTTGGCTGCATTCTCCGTTTTAATCCCCTATCTTGGAAAGTTTCTTAAG GGTGCTAGTGCAACAGATAAAGCAACTATCCCTGAAGGTACTGAGCAAATTTTTGTCATGTCACAAAACATCTTGGATACTAAGAAGGAAGACTTGGCTTGGGCAACTTACATCTTGCTTCGCAATACCAACACCATTGCTGTG TTAATATCCGTTCAAGGTGCATTATGTGCACGTGGCTACTGGAACATACCAGAAGAGGcatcaagaaaaaatttactTGAATGGTTTGAGAGACAAATTGAAAGGATTGGCCTAAAAAATCTGAAGGACACCCTTTATTTTCCTCAGAATTCAG ATTCTGTGCTTTGGGAGCTGTTACCCAAGGGGACTCGTTCTCTCCTGGTACAACCAGTGCTACAAGTTCCAAAACCTGGTGCCAATCAGATGGAAGGTATTGAAGGTTTTGTCCTGTTGGCGTCAAGCATGGGCTATGCATATGGCGATAGAGATAAAGCCTGGATAGGAGCTCTTGCAAACAAATTTGGAGGTAAGAGCTT
- the LOC109008611 gene encoding protein COFACTOR ASSEMBLY OF COMPLEX C SUBUNIT B CCB2, chloroplastic isoform X3: protein MSNLLCSNPLIQFKMKIIPAQFPAKKSTMKPASISSRLQNSQTPSNQQLNLSVLRFTLGIPGLDESYLPRWIGYGFASLLILNHFVGSDSATTTPAQLRTEAIGLSLAAFSVLIPYLGKFLKGASATDKATIPEGTEQIFVMSQNILDTKKEDLAWATYILLRNTNTIAVLISVQGALCARGYWNIPEEASRKNLLEWFERQIERIGLKNLKDTLYFPQNSDSVLWELLPKGTRSLLVQPVLQVPKPGANQMEGIEGFVLLASSMGYAYGDRDKAWIGALANKFGG, encoded by the exons atgagcaACCTACTCTGTTCTAATCCGTTAATTCAGTTCAAAATGAAGATAATCCCTGCTCAGTTCCCCGCCAAAAAATCCACCATGAAACCCGCATCAATCTCCTCTCGTCTTCAAAACTCTCAAACTCCCTCGAATCAACAACTTAACCTATCCGTTCTTCGCTTCACTCTCG GGATACCTGGGTTGGACGAGTCCTATTTACCCAGATGGATCGGGTACGGGTTCGCTTCGCTTCTCATTCTGAACCACTTCGTGGGTTCGGATTCTGCTACAACCACTCCGGCACAGCTT aGAACAGAAGCTATCGGCCTTTCTTTGGCTGCATTCTCCGTTTTAATCCCCTATCTTGGAAAGTTTCTTAAG GGTGCTAGTGCAACAGATAAAGCAACTATCCCTGAAGGTACTGAGCAAATTTTTGTCATGTCACAAAACATCTTGGATACTAAGAAGGAAGACTTGGCTTGGGCAACTTACATCTTGCTTCGCAATACCAACACCATTGCTGTG TTAATATCCGTTCAAGGTGCATTATGTGCACGTGGCTACTGGAACATACCAGAAGAGGcatcaagaaaaaatttactTGAATGGTTTGAGAGACAAATTGAAAGGATTGGCCTAAAAAATCTGAAGGACACCCTTTATTTTCCTCAGAATTCAG ATTCTGTGCTTTGGGAGCTGTTACCCAAGGGGACTCGTTCTCTCCTGGTACAACCAGTGCTACAAGTTCCAAAACCTGGTGCCAATCAGATGGAAGGTATTGAAGGTTTTGTCCTGTTGGCGTCAAGCATGGGCTATGCATATGGCGATAGAGATAAAGCCTGGATAGGAGCTCTTGCAAACAAATTTGGAG